A genomic stretch from Thermoplasma sp. Kam2015 includes:
- a CDS encoding glycerate kinase — translation MAFTFKNAREIYTSERRQFILDILKRTFDELDPSRVMASAVEDLDISKYSRIFVMGFGKASYEMYAGIRDHVKSKLAYAGIIVPVDQDVQGFPELEVLRGTHPYTSNMSVSSSRVLLSKIKPGPDDLVIVLISGGGSSLFEIPEDGITIEQISEISKRMMQASADIYELNTIRSCLSSVKGGKLAKFLYPASIAAYIISDVPGDDVSIIASGPLSENKLDPVSVYQKFKDVIGLNIDRFLKTSMIEDEYFRKIQTKIVLSNRDFVRKIEAYVGEPIVSIGSGISGDVDHVSDSIIAIAEAISKIKGKSFWMVMGGETTVNVRGKGIGGRNLEISLLFLKKCTFSDFLFISIGTDGIDGVSPAAGGIVDSSLKKRISEDEIDEALKNNDSYTLLSKYGSAIMTGRTGNNVSDLMIAYVSI, via the coding sequence ATGGCCTTCACATTCAAGAATGCCAGAGAGATCTACACAAGCGAAAGGAGACAGTTTATACTGGACATATTGAAGCGAACGTTTGATGAACTGGATCCATCGAGGGTGATGGCCAGTGCAGTCGAAGATCTCGATATTTCAAAGTACTCCCGCATATTTGTGATGGGATTTGGAAAGGCATCATATGAAATGTATGCTGGCATCAGAGATCACGTGAAAAGCAAGCTTGCATACGCTGGCATAATAGTGCCGGTAGATCAGGATGTCCAGGGATTCCCAGAGCTTGAGGTTCTGAGGGGGACACACCCTTACACTTCAAACATGTCCGTGTCCTCATCTCGCGTGCTCCTATCAAAGATAAAGCCTGGCCCTGATGATCTTGTTATTGTGCTGATCTCAGGTGGTGGTTCATCTCTTTTCGAGATACCAGAGGATGGCATAACGATTGAACAGATATCTGAGATATCGAAGAGAATGATGCAGGCATCCGCCGATATATACGAGCTCAATACGATACGATCATGCCTCTCTTCGGTTAAGGGTGGAAAGCTGGCAAAATTCCTGTATCCAGCCAGCATCGCAGCATACATAATATCCGATGTTCCTGGCGATGATGTATCCATAATAGCCTCTGGGCCGCTCTCTGAGAACAAACTTGATCCTGTGTCCGTATATCAGAAATTCAAGGATGTCATAGGACTGAATATCGATCGCTTTCTGAAGACGTCTATGATAGAAGATGAATATTTCAGGAAAATACAGACAAAGATCGTGCTATCCAACAGGGATTTTGTGAGAAAAATAGAAGCTTATGTTGGTGAGCCCATAGTATCAATTGGATCAGGAATAAGCGGAGACGTTGATCATGTCTCAGATAGCATAATCGCCATAGCTGAAGCAATTTCAAAGATCAAGGGAAAGTCATTCTGGATGGTCATGGGCGGCGAAACGACTGTCAATGTCAGAGGAAAGGGCATAGGTGGGAGAAATCTTGAGATCTCTCTCCTGTTTCTTAAGAAATGCACATTCAGCGATTTCCTCTTCATAAGCATAGGAACAGATGGAATTGATGGAGTGAGCCCGGCTGCTGGTGGTATAGTAGATTCTTCTCTTAAGAAAAGAATAAGTGAAGATGAGATCGATGAGGCATTGAAGAACAACGACAGCTACACTCTTCTTTCAAAGTACGGATCTGCCATAATGACAGGCAGGACAGGAAACAACGTCTCGGATCTGATGATCGCCTATGTCTCTATCTGA
- a CDS encoding type B DNA-directed DNA polymerase, which yields MTVYEYSGGKVKKRFFRNTSWIFVTGDKYDMDALYAQLDSTNLRYEYSTMPDIYGYRDGIKIWIRPSRARRLGDIIFSAIGYGRKYRVYNADIDPVLRFMASNGLSFFEMQTPYDMDPDLDVALVECRKGVCNVDGELVSESKFYDRMMDAQVIIYDDPTLFYRKLDAVGIRARFYPGRSFISYGQISYRDSYLDIPGKIAINSRSFFYAESGLSGIYEVSRVSFLPPLYVSIVTPGTAVSSMELAEAVRKGMLVPFKKDDHENPKTKYEIMDKDRGGLIFQPLPGVYTDVYEIDFSSMYPSIIVKYGLTPGRIGFLPEALEGLLNRRLLYKAIDGDNDVYHSRNVALKWLLLTSFGYTGYKNAKFGKIEVHEKITEIGRKTLAEAIEVAHENNFEMIHGIVDSLWISGSGEIDMVLAEIKRRTRIDIVLSGHYWWIAFLPERDGTGSPSRYFGLDRSGKYKIRGLMIRRSDVPEICKVFQMDALKILSECHDLNCIQEKRSEVMDLEQRYVKNLRHYPRSYFILSRKVTRRPEEYHVKNLTRSALEIYDRSAQIMPGQIINYYVVDEGKRIVDFDGEDRIDYKYYSRYLERSFEEINFLFDQDKRIRRLEDFQFSQ from the coding sequence GTGACAGTTTATGAATACTCTGGCGGCAAGGTAAAGAAAAGGTTCTTCAGGAATACATCATGGATATTTGTTACTGGCGATAAATATGATATGGACGCTCTTTATGCCCAGCTTGACTCGACTAATTTGAGGTATGAATACAGCACAATGCCGGATATCTATGGCTACAGGGATGGTATAAAAATATGGATAAGACCATCACGCGCCAGGAGATTAGGCGATATAATCTTTTCAGCCATAGGCTATGGAAGAAAATACAGGGTATACAACGCAGATATAGATCCGGTGCTGCGCTTCATGGCTTCAAATGGGCTGTCCTTTTTTGAGATGCAGACTCCATACGATATGGATCCCGATTTGGATGTGGCGCTTGTAGAATGCAGAAAGGGCGTATGCAACGTTGATGGAGAGCTGGTGAGTGAAAGCAAGTTTTATGATCGCATGATGGATGCCCAGGTCATAATATATGATGATCCAACTCTATTCTACAGAAAACTGGACGCAGTCGGAATACGTGCAAGGTTTTATCCAGGGAGGTCTTTCATTTCATACGGGCAGATATCATACAGAGATTCGTATCTTGACATCCCGGGTAAGATAGCAATAAATTCCAGATCCTTTTTCTATGCGGAAAGCGGCCTCAGTGGTATATACGAGGTATCCAGGGTCTCCTTCTTACCGCCGCTTTATGTATCAATAGTGACGCCTGGAACGGCCGTCTCATCCATGGAACTTGCAGAGGCGGTTAGAAAGGGGATGCTTGTTCCATTCAAGAAGGATGATCATGAGAATCCAAAGACCAAATACGAGATCATGGACAAGGACCGCGGTGGACTGATATTTCAGCCTTTGCCTGGAGTTTATACTGATGTGTACGAGATCGATTTTTCATCCATGTACCCAAGCATAATAGTGAAGTACGGCCTCACCCCTGGCAGGATAGGGTTTTTACCGGAGGCCCTGGAGGGGCTCCTCAACAGAAGGCTTCTTTACAAGGCCATAGATGGAGATAACGACGTTTACCATAGCAGAAATGTTGCACTGAAGTGGCTTCTTCTCACGTCATTTGGATACACTGGATATAAGAATGCAAAATTCGGAAAGATCGAGGTTCACGAGAAGATTACTGAAATAGGAAGAAAGACCCTGGCAGAGGCCATAGAGGTGGCGCATGAGAACAATTTTGAGATGATACATGGGATAGTGGACTCGCTGTGGATAAGTGGATCGGGTGAAATAGACATGGTTTTAGCAGAGATAAAACGCCGCACCAGAATAGATATAGTGCTGAGTGGTCATTACTGGTGGATCGCATTTCTGCCCGAAAGAGATGGAACCGGATCGCCATCAAGATACTTTGGTCTCGATCGGTCCGGTAAGTACAAGATACGCGGCTTGATGATCAGGCGTTCGGATGTACCGGAGATATGCAAGGTATTCCAGATGGATGCGCTTAAAATCCTCTCCGAATGCCACGATCTGAACTGCATCCAGGAAAAACGATCGGAGGTAATGGATCTTGAGCAGCGTTACGTCAAGAATCTTAGGCATTATCCGCGTTCTTATTTCATCCTTTCCAGGAAGGTTACTAGGAGACCGGAGGAATACCACGTGAAGAACCTCACCAGATCCGCACTGGAGATCTACGACAGAAGTGCACAGATCATGCCGGGGCAGATCATAAATTACTATGTTGTTGATGAAGGGAAGAGGATCGTAGACTTTGACGGAGAAGACCGGATAGACTACAAATATTATTCAAGGTATCTTGAAAGATCTTTTGAGGAGATAAACTTCCTCTTCGATCAGGATAAAAGGATCAGGCGTTTAGAAGATTTTCAATTCTCTCAGTGA
- a CDS encoding MFS transporter, which produces MVEFKSSHPAFDQMKITPTFIEVTILSSMGVFMDGFSLSIFSAALTYLQAYILVRAIYVSLAASAIYIGMFLGSFSMGHLSDRIGRKRMYTYDLAITSLFLILTALSTTFYEFFIFELLAGIGIGADYPLSSSIEAEFSPRRSRGRFLVFNIFMWTIGSIVFYVISIPLIYRFGSTSWRWMYAVGAIVPIIVILARRALPESPYWLVKAGREDEAKKIADDIGKEVGYTDVELPMVEKGSSSYKSVFTGSYLPLIIFASLAWFSYDVSSYGVWNYTPSIFVSVGVSAINSILSTLLEDLPVIVGFVICLILIERVGRKLLQSVGFGLAGVSLLTFALYADHRTMPFIMIFTAFALMHLFHNIGPTNLTYVYPVEIFPTRIRGTAMGIATAASRIGAILGVFAFPLITDSVGMSSGLLFFAIFEFVGFIVTVTLAPETKAKPIS; this is translated from the coding sequence ATGGTCGAATTTAAGAGCAGCCATCCAGCCTTTGACCAGATGAAGATAACGCCAACCTTCATAGAAGTTACGATACTATCTTCCATGGGTGTCTTCATGGATGGCTTCAGCCTCTCGATATTCTCAGCTGCTCTCACATATCTGCAGGCCTACATACTGGTAAGGGCAATATATGTCTCGCTGGCAGCTTCAGCAATATACATAGGAATGTTCCTGGGAAGCTTCAGCATGGGGCATCTCTCCGACAGGATCGGAAGGAAACGGATGTACACTTACGATCTCGCCATAACGAGCCTTTTTCTGATCTTAACCGCTCTTTCAACCACATTCTACGAGTTCTTCATCTTTGAGCTTCTCGCAGGAATAGGTATAGGCGCAGACTACCCGCTCAGCTCATCAATAGAGGCTGAGTTCTCACCGAGGAGATCGAGGGGCCGTTTCCTGGTATTCAACATATTCATGTGGACCATAGGATCGATAGTGTTCTACGTCATATCTATACCGCTCATATACAGATTCGGATCTACGTCATGGCGCTGGATGTACGCCGTTGGCGCAATAGTGCCCATAATCGTAATACTTGCCAGACGTGCGCTGCCAGAGAGCCCGTACTGGCTTGTAAAGGCCGGCAGGGAGGATGAAGCGAAAAAGATAGCGGACGACATAGGAAAAGAAGTTGGATACACTGACGTTGAATTGCCCATGGTGGAGAAGGGATCCAGCTCCTATAAATCTGTATTCACCGGATCATATCTGCCACTCATAATATTCGCAAGCCTGGCTTGGTTCTCCTACGATGTCTCAAGCTATGGGGTATGGAATTACACTCCTTCCATATTTGTATCTGTTGGTGTATCCGCGATCAACAGCATACTTTCCACGCTGCTCGAGGATCTTCCTGTCATTGTGGGCTTTGTGATATGCCTCATTTTGATCGAGCGTGTGGGCCGCAAATTGCTGCAATCAGTAGGTTTCGGTTTGGCTGGTGTTTCTCTGCTGACGTTTGCACTCTATGCCGATCACAGGACAATGCCGTTCATAATGATATTCACTGCCTTTGCCCTCATGCATCTGTTCCACAATATCGGCCCGACAAACCTCACGTACGTTTATCCTGTGGAGATATTTCCAACGCGAATTAGGGGAACGGCCATGGGCATCGCCACTGCCGCATCGAGGATAGGTGCCATACTCGGCGTCTTTGCCTTCCCCCTGATAACAGACAGCGTTGGCATGTCCTCTGGCCTCCTGTTCTTCGCAATATTTGAGTTCGTCGGCTTCATCGTAACCGTGACTCTTGCGCCAGAGACCAAGGCAAAACCCATATCATAA
- a CDS encoding cysteine hydrolase family protein: MKAALIVVDMVNEFVHGRLATPEALKTVEPSRMVIEAFRNAGLPVVYTNDSHYPDDPEMNIWGQHSMKGDSGSEVIDEIRPESGDYIVEKHTYSGFYGTNLDIILRSHGIDTVVIIGLDADICVRHTAADALYRNYHIMIVEDAVAARIDRNWKDYFVKVYGARIVRSDEIAKILSEDQIET; this comes from the coding sequence ATGAAGGCTGCACTGATAGTAGTTGATATGGTTAACGAATTCGTTCACGGAAGGCTGGCAACTCCGGAAGCTCTTAAGACTGTAGAACCGTCGAGAATGGTCATAGAGGCCTTCCGAAACGCAGGACTTCCAGTTGTATACACGAATGACAGTCATTACCCAGACGATCCAGAGATGAACATATGGGGCCAGCATTCCATGAAGGGCGACTCAGGATCAGAGGTGATCGATGAGATCAGGCCTGAGTCTGGTGATTACATAGTGGAAAAACATACCTACAGCGGATTCTATGGAACAAATCTTGATATCATCCTGCGGTCCCATGGCATAGATACCGTTGTGATAATAGGCTTGGACGCGGACATATGCGTCAGGCATACTGCCGCTGATGCACTCTACAGAAACTATCACATAATGATCGTTGAAGATGCTGTTGCAGCAAGGATAGACAGGAACTGGAAGGATTACTTTGTGAAGGTCTATGGGGCAAGGATAGTGCGATCTGACGAGATTGCTAAGATTCTATCTGAGGATCAGATAGAGACATAG
- a CDS encoding Cdc6/Cdc18 family protein, with amino-acid sequence MVILINPSILESSFIPERLIARDAELTRIMETVIKPTKNGITTNLILYGDSGTGKTVTMRYLAREVKDPHVVYVNAIAYRYVKNVLIDFLSRFGIIVPERSSYASLFTRIESLLKDQGKNVILVIDEASNILKGDYDGLYYLFRSKDSFDVNISTIFVVMEDPAILFDSKIRKSYGMFGEMKFRRYTKNEIYQIVVNRALQSLVDGGYDDDVLDYIAEVSAEYGSARVGIDILAKAAHIAEYRRSAKISFDDVRAARSMISPFVTESKLASMDYEDLLVLLAVCRCLSSSKFTDLDCVSQNLSMISEQYGKRDINLYDRIRKLENNGMISATLEGQGRGEGVKKMISIYDVPVSILTERIENLLNA; translated from the coding sequence GTGGTCATCCTAATAAATCCATCCATACTGGAATCATCGTTCATACCAGAGCGGCTCATAGCTAGGGATGCCGAACTCACCAGAATAATGGAAACGGTTATAAAACCGACTAAGAATGGCATAACCACCAATCTGATACTTTATGGGGATTCTGGAACGGGCAAAACTGTGACAATGAGGTATCTTGCAAGGGAGGTTAAGGATCCTCATGTTGTCTATGTCAACGCAATCGCCTACAGATATGTGAAGAATGTCCTCATTGATTTTCTTTCAAGATTCGGGATCATAGTACCGGAGAGATCTTCATATGCCAGCCTGTTCACAAGGATCGAGAGCCTTTTGAAGGATCAGGGAAAGAACGTTATTCTTGTCATAGATGAGGCCTCCAACATACTGAAGGGTGATTATGATGGACTCTACTATCTTTTCAGATCCAAGGACTCCTTCGATGTGAACATATCTACGATATTCGTGGTGATGGAAGATCCTGCCATACTTTTCGATTCAAAGATCAGGAAATCTTACGGAATGTTTGGGGAGATGAAGTTTCGCAGATACACAAAGAATGAGATATATCAGATCGTGGTGAATCGTGCTTTGCAGTCTCTGGTGGATGGAGGATACGATGACGATGTGCTGGATTACATAGCTGAGGTTTCGGCGGAGTACGGCAGCGCACGTGTTGGCATAGACATACTGGCCAAGGCCGCGCACATAGCCGAATACAGGAGATCTGCAAAGATCAGCTTTGATGATGTCAGGGCCGCAAGATCCATGATAAGTCCATTCGTAACCGAAAGCAAGCTTGCATCCATGGATTACGAAGATCTACTGGTCCTGCTCGCCGTATGCAGGTGCCTTTCCTCTTCAAAATTCACCGATCTAGATTGCGTATCGCAGAATCTGAGCATGATCTCTGAACAGTATGGGAAGAGAGACATCAATCTCTATGACAGGATCAGGAAACTGGAGAACAACGGTATGATAAGTGCGACACTGGAAGGACAGGGGCGCGGTGAAGGTGTAAAGAAGATGATAAGCATATACGACGTACCCGTAAGCATACTCACTGAGAGAATTGAAAATCTTCTAAACGCCTGA
- a CDS encoding ABC transporter substrate-binding protein: MGKYSKIVSLSPAVTEILYMIGESDNIVGTSAFCVHPEDARNKRKVGSYGTVSMDLLSQIDPDVIFIISGYPHALYEKLSQSYNVVEFELPSTVAGIADLVMRVGFEVDSIKEARDLYHRLLRSIPVPVEGDMTSYIELDLGGPVSFGAYSYITDALTFMGMPSIYADQRKEWLEPDFNFVRKADPDVIIFEPKMFRSLSVEGIMKERGWTEMKAYRNGNVYVTPSKYDFFAHHGPSFITDVLPWINKIKENFVKNKK; this comes from the coding sequence GTGGGGAAATACAGTAAGATAGTATCTTTGAGCCCGGCAGTCACCGAGATACTTTACATGATAGGAGAAAGCGATAACATAGTTGGTACCTCTGCGTTCTGCGTCCATCCTGAGGATGCCAGAAACAAGAGGAAGGTCGGCAGCTACGGAACCGTGAGCATGGATCTGCTATCACAGATCGATCCAGATGTGATATTCATCATATCCGGGTATCCGCATGCACTTTACGAAAAACTCTCGCAGAGTTATAATGTTGTGGAATTTGAGCTTCCCTCTACGGTAGCCGGAATAGCTGATCTTGTCATGCGCGTGGGCTTTGAGGTTGATTCGATCAAGGAGGCAAGGGATCTTTACCACAGGCTGCTGAGAAGCATACCGGTTCCAGTGGAAGGCGATATGACCAGTTATATAGAACTAGATCTGGGTGGGCCTGTTTCCTTCGGGGCATACAGCTATATAACTGATGCCCTGACCTTCATGGGCATGCCATCCATATATGCTGATCAGAGAAAAGAATGGCTCGAGCCTGATTTCAATTTTGTGCGTAAGGCCGATCCTGATGTGATAATATTCGAGCCAAAGATGTTCCGAAGCCTATCTGTAGAGGGCATTATGAAGGAGAGAGGCTGGACTGAGATGAAGGCGTATAGAAATGGAAATGTTTATGTGACACCTTCAAAATACGATTTCTTCGCGCATCATGGCCCTTCGTTCATAACGGATGTGCTTCCCTGGATAAACAAAATAAAAGAAAATTTTGTGAAAAATAAAAAATGA
- a CDS encoding elongation factor EF-2 codes for MGRKEDNIEKALKIVEHTELVRNIGIVAHIDHGKTTLSDNLIAGAGMMSEELAGKQLVLDYDEQEQARGITINAAVASMVHSFQGKEYLINLIDTPGHVDFGGDVTRAMRAVDGVIVVVDSVEGVMPQTETVIRQALREHVKPVLFINKIDRLINELRLNSDEMQKRFTKIITDVNRLITKYAPPEFTKDWQVSVQDGRVAFGSAYNNWAISIPSMAETKITFKDIVEYVKNGKQKELAQKNQLHKIILNMVIRHLPDPKTAQSYRIKQIWKGDLDSEVGKAMINCDFKGPVAMMVTKIIIDPHAGEIAIGRLFSGTVRKGTDLYISGAGKGKVQTLAMMVGPDRIPVDEVTAGNIAAIVGLKGAIAGATVSSLENMVPFEPMIHYSEPVVTLAIEAKHTADLPRLIEVLRDISKADPSIQVDINQETGEHLISGMGELHLDVTLYRIKNDYKVEVETSDPIVVYRETVEKKGGPFEGKSPNKHNRFYFEVEPLKPEVIQAIEDGDIPQGSKFKDKKSLIELLVSKGIDREEARGLVCVEGTNIMFDVTRGIQYLDETMELLIEAFVEVMNRGPLANEKVFGVKARLVDAKLHEDSIHRGPAQVIPAGRNAIYGAMCEAKRVLLEPVQRVFINVPQEEMGAAINEIQQRRGIIEDMKQEGEEISLTAKVPVAGMFGFASAIRGATGGKVLWSFENAGYQKVPPELQDSIVRSIRERKGLRPEPYDADYYASM; via the coding sequence ATGGGAAGAAAGGAAGACAATATAGAGAAGGCTCTTAAAATTGTAGAGCATACGGAACTTGTAAGAAATATAGGTATAGTTGCCCATATCGATCATGGTAAGACCACGCTCAGCGATAACCTTATCGCCGGTGCTGGAATGATGAGTGAGGAGCTGGCCGGAAAACAGCTGGTTCTAGATTATGATGAGCAGGAACAGGCAAGAGGCATAACGATAAATGCTGCAGTAGCCTCCATGGTTCACTCCTTCCAGGGTAAGGAATATCTGATCAATCTTATTGATACGCCCGGTCATGTGGACTTCGGAGGGGACGTTACAAGAGCCATGAGGGCTGTGGATGGCGTCATTGTAGTTGTGGACTCAGTTGAGGGTGTAATGCCACAGACTGAGACCGTTATAAGGCAAGCCCTCAGAGAGCATGTTAAGCCGGTTCTCTTCATAAACAAGATAGACAGGCTGATAAACGAACTGAGACTGAACAGCGATGAGATGCAGAAGCGTTTCACAAAGATAATAACTGATGTAAACAGGCTAATTACGAAATACGCGCCTCCTGAATTCACGAAGGACTGGCAGGTATCCGTGCAGGATGGGCGTGTCGCTTTCGGTTCAGCTTACAACAACTGGGCCATATCAATACCTTCTATGGCTGAAACTAAGATAACGTTCAAGGACATCGTTGAATATGTAAAGAATGGAAAGCAGAAGGAACTTGCGCAGAAGAACCAGCTGCATAAGATAATACTGAACATGGTCATAAGGCATCTGCCCGATCCAAAGACCGCTCAATCCTATAGGATAAAGCAGATTTGGAAGGGTGACCTCGATTCTGAGGTCGGAAAGGCCATGATTAACTGCGATTTCAAGGGTCCAGTGGCCATGATGGTGACGAAGATCATCATAGATCCACATGCCGGAGAAATAGCAATAGGAAGATTGTTCAGCGGCACCGTTAGGAAAGGTACCGATCTATACATATCTGGAGCTGGGAAAGGTAAGGTGCAGACTCTGGCAATGATGGTTGGTCCAGACAGGATACCTGTGGATGAAGTAACGGCAGGAAACATAGCGGCTATAGTGGGCCTTAAAGGAGCGATCGCAGGAGCCACAGTCTCATCTCTTGAAAACATGGTTCCATTCGAGCCTATGATACATTACTCTGAGCCCGTGGTTACGCTTGCCATAGAGGCAAAGCATACTGCAGATCTGCCGAGACTTATAGAGGTTCTGAGAGATATATCAAAGGCAGATCCGTCCATACAGGTTGATATAAATCAGGAGACGGGTGAGCACCTGATATCTGGCATGGGTGAGCTCCATCTTGATGTGACGCTTTACAGGATAAAGAATGACTACAAGGTCGAGGTCGAAACCTCCGATCCGATAGTGGTTTACAGAGAAACCGTGGAGAAGAAGGGCGGCCCATTTGAAGGAAAGTCTCCAAATAAGCATAACCGTTTCTACTTTGAAGTGGAACCGCTGAAACCAGAAGTGATACAGGCAATTGAAGATGGTGATATACCGCAGGGATCGAAGTTCAAGGATAAGAAATCCCTGATCGAGTTGCTGGTCAGCAAGGGTATTGACAGGGAGGAGGCCAGAGGACTGGTCTGCGTAGAGGGCACCAACATCATGTTCGACGTGACGAGAGGTATTCAGTACCTGGATGAAACCATGGAACTGCTGATCGAAGCATTCGTTGAGGTCATGAATAGGGGTCCACTGGCCAATGAGAAGGTCTTCGGAGTCAAGGCAAGGCTCGTCGACGCCAAGCTGCACGAGGACAGTATTCATAGAGGCCCAGCTCAGGTCATTCCTGCGGGAAGAAATGCGATATACGGTGCGATGTGCGAGGCAAAGCGCGTGCTTCTTGAGCCTGTTCAGAGAGTATTCATAAATGTACCGCAGGAGGAGATGGGCGCAGCTATAAATGAGATACAGCAGAGGCGCGGTATAATCGAGGACATGAAGCAGGAAGGCGAGGAAATATCGCTCACTGCAAAGGTTCCAGTCGCCGGCATGTTCGGATTCGCATCCGCCATAAGGGGTGCAACCGGAGGAAAGGTTCTCTGGAGCTTCGAGAACGCCGGTTACCAGAAAGTGCCGCCTGAGTTGCAGGATTCCATAGTGAGATCCATCAGGGAAAGGAAGGGCCTTAGGCCAGAACCATACGATGCGGATTATTACGCATCTATGTGA
- the rpsJ gene encoding 30S ribosomal protein S10, with the protein MVSYKARISLSGTEHRVVDRVCNEIKEIASRTGVEIHGPMPLPTKRLVVPVRKSPDGEGTNTWDHWEMRIHKRLIDVDADERTLRQLMRIPIPDGVQIEIQIKS; encoded by the coding sequence ATGGTCTCCTATAAGGCAAGGATCTCACTGAGTGGCACTGAACATAGGGTGGTTGACAGAGTATGCAATGAGATCAAGGAGATAGCAAGCAGGACCGGCGTGGAGATACACGGCCCAATGCCACTGCCAACCAAGAGGCTCGTAGTTCCCGTCAGGAAGAGCCCTGACGGTGAAGGTACGAACACATGGGATCACTGGGAGATGAGAATTCATAAGAGGCTGATAGATGTTGACGCTGACGAGAGGACACTCCGTCAGCTTATGAGGATCCCAATTCCTGATGGAGTACAGATTGAGATTCAGATCAAAAGTTGA
- the tuf gene encoding translation elongation factor EF-1 subunit alpha yields the protein MASQKPHLNLITIGHVDHGKSTLVGRLLYEHGEIPAHIIEEYRKEAEQKGKATFEFAWVMDRFKEERERGVTIDLAHRKFETDKYYFTLIDAPGHRDFVKNMITGTSQADAAILVISAREGEGVMEQTREHAFLARTLGVPQMVVAINKMDATSPPYSEKRYNEVKADAEKLLRSIGFKDISFVPISGYKGDNVTKPSPNMPWYKGPTLLQALDAFKVPEKPINKPLRIPVEDVYSITGIGTVPVGRVETGVLKPGDKVIFLPADKQGDVKSIEMHHEPLQQAEPGDNIGFNVRGIAKNDIKRGDVCGHLDSPPTVVKAFTAQIIVLNHPSVIAPGYKPVFHVHTAQVACRIDEIVKTLNPKDGTTLKEKPDFIKNGDVAIVKVIPDKPLVIEKVSEIPQLGRFAVRDMGQTVAAGQCIDLEKR from the coding sequence ATGGCAAGTCAGAAACCACACCTAAATCTGATAACGATAGGTCATGTAGATCATGGAAAATCTACATTGGTAGGACGGCTACTATACGAGCACGGCGAGATTCCAGCACATATTATAGAAGAGTATAGAAAGGAAGCCGAGCAGAAGGGTAAGGCAACCTTTGAGTTTGCCTGGGTCATGGACAGATTCAAGGAAGAGAGGGAGAGAGGAGTTACTATCGATCTTGCACACAGGAAGTTCGAGACAGACAAGTACTACTTTACTCTGATCGATGCTCCTGGACACAGAGACTTCGTCAAAAACATGATCACAGGTACAAGTCAGGCAGATGCTGCAATTCTCGTCATATCAGCCAGAGAAGGAGAAGGTGTGATGGAGCAGACCAGGGAACACGCATTCCTGGCAAGGACACTTGGTGTTCCGCAGATGGTTGTGGCCATAAACAAGATGGATGCCACAAGCCCACCGTACAGCGAGAAGAGATACAATGAGGTAAAGGCCGATGCTGAAAAATTGCTCAGATCCATAGGCTTCAAGGATATATCGTTCGTGCCCATAAGCGGCTACAAGGGCGATAATGTTACAAAGCCGAGCCCGAACATGCCATGGTATAAGGGCCCAACACTTCTTCAGGCACTCGACGCTTTCAAGGTACCTGAAAAACCGATAAATAAGCCTCTCAGGATTCCAGTTGAGGATGTGTATTCAATTACCGGTATAGGTACAGTGCCTGTCGGTAGAGTGGAAACCGGCGTTTTGAAGCCTGGCGACAAGGTCATATTCCTGCCTGCAGATAAGCAGGGAGATGTCAAATCCATAGAAATGCATCATGAGCCCCTGCAGCAGGCTGAGCCAGGAGATAATATAGGTTTCAACGTTAGAGGTATCGCGAAGAACGATATCAAGAGGGGAGACGTATGCGGGCACCTAGACTCACCGCCAACGGTTGTTAAGGCATTCACGGCTCAGATAATAGTGCTGAACCATCCAAGTGTCATAGCTCCAGGTTACAAGCCTGTCTTCCACGTTCACACAGCACAGGTTGCCTGCAGGATAGATGAGATTGTTAAAACTCTGAATCCTAAGGATGGTACAACCCTAAAGGAGAAGCCAGACTTCATCAAGAATGGAGATGTAGCCATAGTGAAGGTAATACCGGACAAGCCACTCGTCATTGAAAAAGTTTCAGAAATACCCCAGCTTGGCAGGTTTGCCGTACGTGACATGGGACAAACCGTGGCAGCTGGTCAGTGCATAGATCTGGAAAAGAGGTAA